In Hypomesus transpacificus isolate Combined female chromosome 4, fHypTra1, whole genome shotgun sequence, the following are encoded in one genomic region:
- the ctps1a gene encoding CTP synthase 1 isoform X2, with amino-acid sequence MRQAKIPVDDDDVEPQVCVIELGGTVGDIESMPFIEAFRQFQFKVKKENFCNIHVSLIPQPSATGEQKTKPTQNSVRELRGLGLSPDLIMCRCSTPLENLVKEKISMFCHVEPEQVICVHDVSSIYRVPLLLEDQGVVGYFARRLDMPIETRPRKMLTKWKEMSDRSDRLLEHCSIALVGKYTKFSDSYASVIKALEHSALAISHKLEVKYVDSADLEPEKLQEEPVKYHEAWQKLCSAHGILVPGGFGVRGTEGKIHAINWARKQKKPFLGVCLGMQLAVCEFARDVLGWKDANSTEFHPESKHPVVIEMPEHNPGQMGGTMRLGKRRTVFKSTNSILRKLYGDVEYVDERHRHRFEVNPELKQHFAAKGFHFVGEDVEGERMEIIELDDHPYFVGVQYHPEFTSRPIKPSPPYFGLLLAASGKLQGYLQKNCRLSPRDTYSDHSGSSSPDSEGNFIPDTSISQEMKKEC; translated from the exons ATGCGCCAGGCCAAGATACCTGTGGATGACGACGACGTGGAGCCCCAAGTGTGTGTCATCGAG TTAGGGGGCACCGTAGGGGACATTGAGAGCATGCCTTTCATCGAAGCCTTTAGACAGTTCCAGTTCAAGGTCAAGAAAGAGAACTTCTGCAACATCCATGTTAGTCTCATACCACAG CCCAGTGCTACAGGAGAACAGAAGACCAAGCCAACCCAGAACAGCGTCCGGGAGCTGAGAGGACTGGGCCTGTCCCCCGATCTG ATCATGTGTCGCTGTTCCACTCCGCTGGAAAACTTGGTCAAAGAGAAGATCTCCATGTTCTGCCACGTGGAACCAGAACAG GTGATCTGTGTCCATGACGTGTCGTCCATCTACCGGGTGCCCCTcctgctggaggaccagggtgtgGTGGGCTACTTCGCCCGCAGGCTGGACATGCCCATTGAGACGAGGCCCAGGAAGATGCTCACCAAGTGGAAGGAGATGTCAGACAG GTCAGACAGATTGCTGGAACACTGCTCTATAGCACTCGTGGGGAAGTACACCAAATTCTCAGACTCCTACGCCTCAGTTATCAAAGCATTGGAGCACTCAGCTCTAGCCATCAGCCACAAACTGGAGGTCAAG TATGTAGACTCTGCAGACTTGGAGCCAGAAAAGTTGCAGGAGGAGCCAGTGAAGTATCATGAGGCGTGGCAGAAGCTCTGCAGTGCACA TGGTATCCTGGTTCCGGGGGGGTTTGGTGTCCGAGGGACCGAGGGAAAGATCCACGCCATCAACTGGGCCAGGAAACAGAAGAAACCCTTTCTAG gtgtgtgtctaGGTATGCAGCTGGCCGTGTGTGAGTTTGCCAGGGATGTTCTGGGTTGGAAAG ATGCCAACTCCACAGAATTTCACCCAGAATCTAAGCACCCAGTG GTGATTGAGATGCCAGAACACAATCCTGGCCAAATGGGCGGGACCATGAGGCTTGGAAAGAGACGGACCGTCTTCAAGAGCACCAACAGCATATTGC GAAAGCTTTACGGAGATGTTGAGTATGTTGATGAAAGACACAGACATCGATTTGAG GTCAACCCAGAGCTGAAGCAGCACTTTGCTGCAAAGGGCTTCCACTTCGTAGGGGAAgatgtggaaggagagaggatggagatcATAGAGCTGGATG ACCATCCGTACTTTGTGGGGGTCCAGTACCACCCTGAGTTCACGTCCCGCCCCATCAAGCCCTCCCCACCGTACTTCGGTCTGCTGCTGGCTGCGTCCGGGAAGCTGCAGGGCTACCTCCAGAAGAACTGCCGCCTGTCTCCACG GGACACGTACAGTGACCACAGCGGCAGCAGCAGTCCAGACTCAGAGGGCAACTTCATCCCAGATACCTCAATCTCCCAGGAGATGAAAAAGGAGTGCTAA
- the ctps1a gene encoding CTP synthase 1 isoform X1 — MKYILVTGGVISGIGKGIIASSVGTILKSCGLHVTAIKIDPYINIDAGTFSPYEHGEVFVLDDGGEVDLDLGNYERFLDIRLTRDNNLTTGKIYQSVINKERRGDYLGKTVQVVPHITEAIQEWVMRQAKIPVDDDDVEPQVCVIELGGTVGDIESMPFIEAFRQFQFKVKKENFCNIHVSLIPQPSATGEQKTKPTQNSVRELRGLGLSPDLIMCRCSTPLENLVKEKISMFCHVEPEQVICVHDVSSIYRVPLLLEDQGVVGYFARRLDMPIETRPRKMLTKWKEMSDRSDRLLEHCSIALVGKYTKFSDSYASVIKALEHSALAISHKLEVKYVDSADLEPEKLQEEPVKYHEAWQKLCSAHGILVPGGFGVRGTEGKIHAINWARKQKKPFLGVCLGMQLAVCEFARDVLGWKDANSTEFHPESKHPVVIEMPEHNPGQMGGTMRLGKRRTVFKSTNSILRKLYGDVEYVDERHRHRFEVNPELKQHFAAKGFHFVGEDVEGERMEIIELDDHPYFVGVQYHPEFTSRPIKPSPPYFGLLLAASGKLQGYLQKNCRLSPRDTYSDHSGSSSPDSEGNFIPDTSISQEMKKEC, encoded by the exons ATGAAATACATATTGGTTACTGGTGGAGTAATCTCTGGTATTGGCAAAGGAATCATTGCCAGCAGTGTTGGAACAATCCTTAAGTCCTGTGGCCTGCATGTCACAGCAATCAAAATCGACCCCTACATCAACATAGATGCTGGGACCTTTTCACCGTATGAACATG GGGAGGTTTTCGTGTTGGATGATGGTGGGGAGGTGGACTTGGACCTGGGGAACTATGAACGCTTCCTGGACATCCGGCTGACCAGGGACAACAATTTGACCACCGGCAAGATCTACCAGTCGGTTATcaacaaggagaggaggggggactaCCTGGGCAAGACTGTGCAGG TGGTGCCACACATCACAGAGGCCATCCAAGAATGGGTGATGCGCCAGGCCAAGATACCTGTGGATGACGACGACGTGGAGCCCCAAGTGTGTGTCATCGAG TTAGGGGGCACCGTAGGGGACATTGAGAGCATGCCTTTCATCGAAGCCTTTAGACAGTTCCAGTTCAAGGTCAAGAAAGAGAACTTCTGCAACATCCATGTTAGTCTCATACCACAG CCCAGTGCTACAGGAGAACAGAAGACCAAGCCAACCCAGAACAGCGTCCGGGAGCTGAGAGGACTGGGCCTGTCCCCCGATCTG ATCATGTGTCGCTGTTCCACTCCGCTGGAAAACTTGGTCAAAGAGAAGATCTCCATGTTCTGCCACGTGGAACCAGAACAG GTGATCTGTGTCCATGACGTGTCGTCCATCTACCGGGTGCCCCTcctgctggaggaccagggtgtgGTGGGCTACTTCGCCCGCAGGCTGGACATGCCCATTGAGACGAGGCCCAGGAAGATGCTCACCAAGTGGAAGGAGATGTCAGACAG GTCAGACAGATTGCTGGAACACTGCTCTATAGCACTCGTGGGGAAGTACACCAAATTCTCAGACTCCTACGCCTCAGTTATCAAAGCATTGGAGCACTCAGCTCTAGCCATCAGCCACAAACTGGAGGTCAAG TATGTAGACTCTGCAGACTTGGAGCCAGAAAAGTTGCAGGAGGAGCCAGTGAAGTATCATGAGGCGTGGCAGAAGCTCTGCAGTGCACA TGGTATCCTGGTTCCGGGGGGGTTTGGTGTCCGAGGGACCGAGGGAAAGATCCACGCCATCAACTGGGCCAGGAAACAGAAGAAACCCTTTCTAG gtgtgtgtctaGGTATGCAGCTGGCCGTGTGTGAGTTTGCCAGGGATGTTCTGGGTTGGAAAG ATGCCAACTCCACAGAATTTCACCCAGAATCTAAGCACCCAGTG GTGATTGAGATGCCAGAACACAATCCTGGCCAAATGGGCGGGACCATGAGGCTTGGAAAGAGACGGACCGTCTTCAAGAGCACCAACAGCATATTGC GAAAGCTTTACGGAGATGTTGAGTATGTTGATGAAAGACACAGACATCGATTTGAG GTCAACCCAGAGCTGAAGCAGCACTTTGCTGCAAAGGGCTTCCACTTCGTAGGGGAAgatgtggaaggagagaggatggagatcATAGAGCTGGATG ACCATCCGTACTTTGTGGGGGTCCAGTACCACCCTGAGTTCACGTCCCGCCCCATCAAGCCCTCCCCACCGTACTTCGGTCTGCTGCTGGCTGCGTCCGGGAAGCTGCAGGGCTACCTCCAGAAGAACTGCCGCCTGTCTCCACG GGACACGTACAGTGACCACAGCGGCAGCAGCAGTCCAGACTCAGAGGGCAACTTCATCCCAGATACCTCAATCTCCCAGGAGATGAAAAAGGAGTGCTAA